One genomic region from Frateuria soli encodes:
- a CDS encoding S8 family peptidase, translating into MTHRMRIGALLGASMAFAFSMAAHAGSTAGGLGGTHYNTSSLKRGGQYDRFIVTWRAGTAERANPSLMRQSMGAAIARAGLMRARLGPQGTLQAPVQASYGRRLAVGADVLRTSRKLDRDEAAALMTQIASDPAVLHVAPDVLRHPVRDIAAPASLRPDAFRPTDSQFPQYQWDLKAPSGHATAFGDRNYGGAHVNAAWDLADGKGIVIAVLDTGITTHVDVNTRLAGAGYDFITDALLSGRKTDGRIPGGWDPGDWTTTQPWKSMCTDAFYPPQPSSWHGTHVASTVGAERTDNGIGLAGIAYRARVLPIRVLGHCGGYDSDISDAIVWAAGGHVAGVPDNTHPAQVINLSLGGYGQCTADDPMGQAIAFANKRGAVVVVAAGNDSDNAKNFSPASCPGTITVAATGITSRRAYYSNYGRTIDLAAPGGGIYKGDRSSGEQVTDGFVWQAINSGTTKPVADDTSYAGYAGTSQATPHVSGTVALMQGARLARGLKPLSPAAVLDILRRTAVTPRVVPDHRIGAGILDAHAAVSMAIAGGGSTSQATLLGNGVALSNLSGAKGSRTVYRIDVPEGAGKLSLRTSDGSGDITLYVNPGVPATADDYHCRSAHAGTGESVVLDHPAAGRWFVTLVGRTDYSGVNLVGKYTVLR; encoded by the coding sequence ATGACACATCGTATGCGGATCGGAGCGCTGCTCGGCGCTTCCATGGCCTTTGCCTTTTCCATGGCGGCGCACGCCGGCAGCACCGCCGGCGGACTGGGCGGCACCCACTACAACACCAGCTCGCTCAAGCGCGGCGGCCAGTACGACCGCTTCATCGTGACCTGGCGAGCCGGCACCGCCGAGCGGGCCAACCCGTCGCTGATGCGGCAGAGCATGGGCGCGGCGATCGCGCGTGCAGGCCTGATGCGCGCCAGGCTCGGCCCGCAGGGCACCCTGCAGGCACCCGTGCAGGCGAGTTACGGGCGACGACTGGCGGTCGGCGCCGACGTGCTGCGCACCTCGCGCAAGCTCGACCGGGACGAGGCCGCCGCGCTGATGACGCAGATCGCCAGCGACCCGGCGGTGCTGCACGTTGCACCGGACGTGCTGCGCCATCCCGTGCGCGACATCGCCGCGCCGGCCTCGCTCCGCCCGGATGCGTTCCGGCCCACGGACAGCCAGTTCCCCCAGTACCAGTGGGACCTGAAGGCACCCAGCGGCCACGCCACCGCGTTCGGCGACCGCAACTACGGCGGCGCCCACGTCAATGCCGCCTGGGATCTGGCCGACGGCAAAGGCATCGTGATCGCGGTGCTGGATACCGGCATCACCACGCACGTGGACGTCAACACCAGGCTGGCCGGCGCCGGCTACGATTTCATCACCGACGCGCTCCTGTCCGGACGCAAGACCGATGGCCGCATCCCTGGCGGCTGGGACCCCGGCGACTGGACCACGACCCAGCCGTGGAAGTCGATGTGCACGGACGCGTTCTACCCGCCGCAGCCCAGCTCCTGGCACGGCACCCACGTGGCCAGCACGGTCGGCGCAGAGCGCACCGACAACGGCATCGGCCTGGCCGGCATCGCCTACCGCGCGCGCGTGCTGCCGATCCGCGTGCTCGGCCACTGCGGCGGCTACGACAGCGATATCAGCGACGCGATCGTCTGGGCCGCCGGCGGCCACGTCGCCGGCGTGCCGGACAACACCCATCCGGCGCAGGTGATCAACCTCAGCCTGGGCGGCTACGGCCAGTGCACCGCGGACGATCCGATGGGGCAGGCGATCGCCTTTGCCAACAAGCGCGGCGCAGTGGTGGTGGTCGCGGCGGGCAACGACAGCGACAACGCGAAGAACTTCTCGCCCGCCAGCTGTCCCGGCACCATCACGGTGGCCGCCACCGGCATCACCAGCCGTCGCGCGTACTACTCCAACTACGGCCGCACGATCGACCTGGCCGCACCGGGCGGCGGCATCTACAAGGGCGACCGCAGCAGCGGCGAGCAGGTGACCGACGGTTTCGTCTGGCAGGCGATCAACAGCGGCACCACCAAGCCGGTGGCCGACGACACCAGCTATGCCGGTTACGCGGGTACCTCGCAGGCGACCCCGCACGTCAGCGGCACGGTGGCGCTGATGCAGGGCGCGCGGCTGGCGCGCGGCCTCAAGCCACTGTCGCCCGCGGCGGTGCTGGACATCCTCCGGCGCACCGCCGTCACGCCCAGGGTGGTACCCGATCACCGCATCGGTGCGGGCATCCTGGACGCCCACGCGGCGGTGAGCATGGCCATCGCCGGTGGTGGGTCGACCAGCCAGGCGACGTTGCTGGGCAACGGCGTGGCGCTGTCGAACCTGTCCGGCGCGAAGGGCAGCCGCACGGTGTACCGCATCGACGTGCCGGAAGGTGCCGGCAAGCTGAGCCTGCGCACGAGCGACGGCAGCGGCGACATCACCCTCTACGTGAACCCGGGCGTCCCCGCCACGGCGGACGATTACCACTGCCGCTCCGCCCACGCAGGCACGGGCGAGTCGGTCGTCCTCGATCACCCGGCCGCTGGCCGCTGGTTCGTCACCCTGGTGGGGCGGACCGACTACAGCGGCGTGAACCTGGTGGGCAAATACACCGTTTTGCGCTGA
- a CDS encoding M4 family metallopeptidase, producing the protein MFQKKLVGAMLAALGCASVSLCAATPVHIRAGHLGQLAPATLANRLGLGQGSTFVAGARARTVRGTVKTREWQTFQGVPVYGRSLVVERDARGNVVSALGEAEASLAGQLHSVRPRLDGAQAQAALQGKLGQHALAVSNVRSELFVYPQAKGNARLAYRTSYLVTSNGRISRPTAIVDADTGEVLRHWDGLTTGRRAPGTGTPTAVDANGPGGNDLIGLYHYDGSGAGRELLSATRIGSTCYLQNDKVATYNVAGGQRVTLWSFGCAGTNPAGWTSMGDEINGAYSAINDAHHFGGVVYDMYSNWFGAPPLKNGDGSPMQLHMWVHYGANYENAFWDGSEMVFGDGDRYFYPFVVLDITGHEISHGFTEQHSGLEYVGQSGGMNEAFSDMAGEAAKYFDRGSNDFMTGGEIVKPDTVPLLGMAALRDMCTPSNDGSSIDNASQYNDRLDVHYSSGVYNRAFCTLARTAGWNTRTAFEVFHDANALYWHADETFDSGACGVEQAATDRGYPQTDVEAAFGAVGVSCR; encoded by the coding sequence ATGTTCCAGAAGAAGCTCGTCGGCGCCATGCTCGCCGCGCTGGGGTGTGCGTCGGTTTCATTGTGCGCCGCCACGCCGGTCCATATCCGTGCCGGGCACCTCGGCCAACTCGCGCCGGCTACGCTGGCCAATCGCCTGGGCCTGGGCCAGGGCAGCACCTTCGTCGCCGGTGCGCGCGCCAGAACGGTGCGCGGCACCGTCAAGACCCGTGAATGGCAGACCTTCCAGGGAGTGCCGGTATACGGACGCAGCCTGGTCGTCGAACGCGATGCCCGCGGCAACGTGGTGAGCGCCCTCGGCGAAGCCGAGGCCAGCCTGGCCGGCCAGCTGCATTCCGTGCGTCCGCGACTCGACGGTGCGCAGGCGCAGGCCGCCCTGCAGGGCAAGCTTGGCCAGCACGCACTAGCCGTGAGCAACGTCCGCAGCGAGCTGTTCGTCTACCCGCAGGCCAAGGGCAACGCCCGGCTGGCCTACCGCACCTCGTATCTGGTGACGTCCAACGGACGCATCTCCCGCCCGACCGCGATCGTCGACGCCGACACCGGCGAGGTGCTGCGCCACTGGGACGGACTGACCACCGGTCGCCGCGCGCCGGGCACCGGCACCCCGACCGCGGTCGACGCCAACGGTCCGGGCGGCAACGACCTGATCGGCCTGTACCACTACGACGGCTCCGGCGCCGGCCGCGAGCTGCTCAGCGCCACGCGCATCGGCAGCACCTGCTATCTCCAGAACGACAAGGTCGCCACCTACAACGTGGCCGGCGGCCAGCGCGTGACGCTCTGGTCGTTCGGCTGCGCCGGCACCAACCCGGCCGGCTGGACCAGTATGGGCGACGAGATCAATGGCGCCTATTCGGCGATCAACGACGCGCACCATTTCGGTGGCGTGGTCTACGACATGTACAGCAACTGGTTCGGCGCTCCGCCTTTGAAGAATGGCGATGGCAGCCCGATGCAGCTGCACATGTGGGTGCATTACGGCGCCAACTACGAGAATGCGTTCTGGGACGGCTCCGAAATGGTGTTCGGCGATGGCGACCGGTATTTCTACCCGTTCGTGGTGCTCGACATCACCGGGCATGAGATCAGCCACGGCTTCACCGAGCAGCATTCGGGCCTGGAGTACGTCGGACAGTCCGGCGGCATGAACGAGGCGTTCTCGGACATGGCCGGCGAAGCGGCGAAGTACTTCGACCGCGGCAGCAACGATTTCATGACCGGCGGCGAGATCGTCAAGCCCGACACCGTGCCGCTGCTGGGCATGGCGGCGCTGCGCGACATGTGCACGCCGAGCAACGACGGCTCCTCGATCGACAACGCCAGCCAGTACAACGACAGGCTGGACGTGCATTACTCCAGCGGCGTCTACAACCGCGCGTTCTGCACCCTGGCCAGGACCGCCGGATGGAACACGCGCACGGCGTTCGAGGTGTTCCACGACGCCAACGCGCTGTACTGGCATGCGGATGAAACGTTCGACTCGGGCGCCTGCGGCGTCGAGCAGGCGGCGACCGATCGTGGTTACCCGCAGACCGACGTCGAGGCCGCCTTCGGTGCGGTCGGGGTCAGTTGTCGCTGA
- the gspE gene encoding type II secretion system ATPase GspE, whose amino-acid sequence MSAVPTPAATWALSVDDRETAVCALLVSRGNLKDSDLHRARRLHEEAPEGTLTALLARLGLVSERDLAEAWSELLGVPLLAARDAPEMPPAEPELSLRFLKQQHVVPVREGEDDLALVVADPADPYPLQAVELAAGRPVALRVGLRSEIDDLIERYYGTGRSAMGTIVENLGGEASEEDDVEHLRDLASEAPVIRLVNLILQRAVEQRASDVHIEPFENRLKVRYRVDGVLHEVEAPPSSSTAAVISRVKIMAKLNIAERRLPQDGRIQLRVQGKELDLRVSTVPTAYGESVVMRILDRESVVFDFASLGFTPAFEKRFVEVLERPNGILLVTGPTGSGKTTTLYTALSRINTPDVKIITVEDPVEYQLEGINQIQVKPQIGLDFANALRSIMRQDPDVIMIGEMRDLETCRIAIQSALTGHLVLSTLHTNSAAGGVTRLLDMGVEDYLLGSTVNAILAQRLVRRLDPETAIPYEASPEVIAEFELQKYTDERPIRLWKPGSSTTNPTGYRGRRAIVEFLVMSEPLRRLVMQRADASEIERQARAEGMRTMYEDGIAKAVAGVTTLEEVLRVTQEG is encoded by the coding sequence ATGTCGGCAGTTCCAACGCCGGCGGCCACCTGGGCGCTCTCCGTGGACGACCGTGAAACGGCGGTCTGCGCACTCCTGGTGTCGCGCGGCAATCTCAAGGACAGCGACCTCCATCGCGCGCGCCGTCTGCACGAGGAGGCGCCCGAGGGCACCCTGACCGCGCTGCTGGCGCGGCTGGGTCTGGTGTCCGAGCGCGACCTGGCCGAGGCCTGGTCCGAGCTGCTTGGCGTGCCACTGCTGGCCGCGCGCGATGCGCCGGAAATGCCGCCGGCCGAACCCGAGCTTTCCCTGCGCTTCCTCAAGCAGCAGCACGTCGTGCCGGTGCGCGAGGGCGAGGACGACCTGGCGCTGGTGGTGGCCGACCCCGCCGATCCGTATCCGCTGCAGGCGGTCGAGCTGGCCGCCGGTCGGCCGGTCGCGTTGCGCGTGGGGCTGCGCTCGGAAATCGACGACCTGATCGAACGCTATTACGGCACCGGCCGATCGGCGATGGGCACGATCGTGGAGAACCTCGGCGGCGAAGCCAGCGAGGAGGACGACGTCGAGCACCTGCGTGACCTGGCGTCCGAGGCTCCGGTCATCCGCCTGGTCAACCTGATCCTGCAGCGCGCGGTCGAGCAGCGCGCCTCCGACGTGCACATCGAGCCGTTCGAGAACCGCCTGAAGGTGCGCTATCGCGTCGACGGCGTACTGCACGAGGTCGAGGCGCCGCCCTCCTCGTCGACCGCGGCGGTGATCAGCCGCGTCAAGATCATGGCCAAGCTCAACATCGCCGAGCGGCGCCTGCCGCAGGACGGGCGCATCCAGCTGCGCGTACAGGGCAAGGAGCTGGACCTGCGCGTGTCGACCGTACCGACCGCCTACGGCGAATCGGTGGTGATGCGTATCCTGGACCGCGAATCGGTGGTGTTCGACTTCGCCTCGCTGGGCTTCACGCCCGCGTTCGAGAAGCGCTTCGTGGAAGTGCTCGAGCGCCCCAACGGCATCCTGCTGGTCACCGGTCCGACCGGTTCGGGCAAGACCACCACGCTGTACACGGCGCTCTCGCGGATCAACACGCCGGACGTGAAGATCATCACCGTCGAGGACCCGGTCGAATACCAGCTCGAGGGCATCAACCAGATCCAGGTCAAGCCGCAGATCGGGCTGGATTTCGCCAACGCGCTGCGCTCGATCATGCGCCAGGACCCGGACGTGATCATGATCGGCGAGATGCGCGACCTGGAGACCTGCCGGATCGCGATCCAGTCGGCGCTGACCGGCCACCTGGTGCTGTCCACGCTGCACACCAACTCGGCCGCCGGCGGCGTCACCCGCCTGCTCGACATGGGCGTGGAGGACTACCTGCTCGGCTCCACCGTCAACGCGATCCTGGCCCAGCGCCTGGTGCGCCGGCTCGATCCGGAAACGGCGATTCCCTACGAGGCCTCGCCCGAGGTGATCGCCGAGTTCGAACTTCAGAAGTACACCGACGAGCGTCCGATCCGGCTGTGGAAACCCGGCAGCAGCACGACCAACCCCACCGGCTACCGCGGCCGCCGCGCCATCGTCGAGTTCCTGGTGATGAGCGAACCGCTGCGCCGCCTGGTGATGCAGCGCGCCGACGCCAGCGAGATCGAGCGGCAGGCGCGCGCCGAAGGCATGCGCACGATGTACGAGGACGGCATTGCCAAGGCCGTTGCCGGCGTCACCACCCTGGAGGAGGTGCTGCGTGTCACCCAGGAAGGCTGA
- a CDS encoding class I SAM-dependent methyltransferase gives MKTLLLSAFCTAALLALPAVAQDQPTDALVPPTSAGDYTAAQLDRVVGGDWRPADQRARDTYRHPKETLTFFGLRPDQTVIEITPGGGWYAQILAPLLHDNGHYIAAEKQPSADSEARSDDSALRKLFAAHQAQFGKAAIVAFDPRAPVLGPPGSADRVLTFRNVHNWAMDGTAQAMFKAFYTVLKPGGVLGVVDHRADADAALEEVKGSGYLPVDYVVKLATDAGFVLDGRSEINANPKDDHDHPKGVWTLPPTLALGDRDKDKYLAIGESDRMTLRFVKPEAPARAASAP, from the coding sequence ATGAAGACCCTGCTGCTTTCCGCTTTCTGTACCGCTGCCCTGCTGGCCCTGCCGGCCGTCGCGCAGGACCAGCCCACCGACGCACTCGTACCGCCGACCTCCGCCGGCGACTACACCGCCGCGCAGCTTGACCGGGTCGTCGGCGGCGACTGGCGCCCCGCCGACCAGCGCGCGCGCGACACCTACCGCCATCCGAAGGAAACCCTCACCTTCTTCGGGCTGCGCCCGGACCAGACGGTGATCGAGATCACTCCGGGCGGCGGCTGGTACGCGCAGATCCTGGCGCCGCTGCTGCACGACAACGGCCATTACATCGCCGCCGAAAAGCAGCCGTCCGCCGACAGCGAAGCGCGTAGCGACGACAGCGCCCTGCGCAAGCTTTTCGCCGCCCACCAGGCGCAGTTCGGAAAGGCCGCGATCGTTGCCTTCGACCCCAGGGCGCCGGTGCTTGGGCCCCCGGGCTCGGCCGATCGCGTGCTGACCTTCCGCAACGTCCACAACTGGGCGATGGACGGCACCGCGCAGGCGATGTTCAAGGCGTTCTACACCGTGCTCAAGCCCGGCGGCGTGCTCGGCGTGGTGGACCACCGCGCCGATGCCGACGCTGCGCTGGAGGAGGTCAAGGGCAGCGGCTACCTGCCGGTGGATTACGTCGTCAAGCTCGCCACCGACGCCGGCTTCGTGCTGGACGGCCGCAGCGAGATCAACGCCAACCCGAAGGACGACCACGACCATCCCAAGGGCGTATGGACGCTGCCGCCCACGCTGGCGCTGGGCGACCGGGACAAGGACAAGTACCTGGCGATCGGTGAATCCGATCGCATGACGCTGCGCTTCGTGAAGCCGGAGGCGCCCGCGCGCGCGGCCTCCGCGCCGTGA
- a CDS encoding class I SAM-dependent methyltransferase, whose product MATFKDHFSGHAALYRDARPLPPADWFDWLAGQAPDTALAWDAGCGNGQASQGLAAHFERVVATDPSTTQIEQAGAHPAIEYRVEPAEHSSLAAGSVSLVSVSQALHWFDLAAFHAEVRRVARPGALLAICGYGNCSVDRAVDAVEWQLYAETLGGDWPPERALVDEGYRGLPFPFEPVATPSFAMQAHWNLAQFLAYLRSWSATQRHLERVGVDPVEAAAPALAQAWGESDRVRTVRWPFFTRVSRL is encoded by the coding sequence ATGGCTACCTTCAAAGACCATTTTTCCGGGCACGCCGCCCTCTACCGCGATGCACGGCCGCTACCGCCCGCCGACTGGTTTGACTGGCTCGCCGGCCAGGCCCCGGACACCGCGCTCGCCTGGGATGCCGGCTGCGGCAACGGCCAGGCCAGCCAGGGCCTGGCCGCGCACTTCGAACGGGTGGTGGCGACCGACCCCAGCACCACGCAGATCGAGCAGGCCGGCGCGCACCCGGCCATCGAATACCGCGTGGAGCCGGCTGAGCACAGCAGCCTGGCGGCAGGCAGCGTGAGCCTGGTCAGCGTGTCGCAGGCACTGCACTGGTTCGACCTGGCCGCCTTCCACGCGGAAGTGCGCCGGGTGGCCCGGCCGGGGGCGCTGCTGGCGATTTGCGGCTACGGCAACTGCAGCGTCGATCGAGCAGTGGATGCGGTCGAGTGGCAGCTGTACGCCGAGACGCTCGGCGGCGACTGGCCGCCCGAGCGGGCGCTGGTGGACGAGGGCTACCGCGGCTTGCCGTTTCCGTTCGAGCCGGTCGCCACGCCGAGCTTTGCGATGCAGGCGCACTGGAATCTTGCGCAGTTCCTCGCCTACCTGCGTTCCTGGTCGGCCACGCAGCGGCATCTGGAGCGCGTGGGCGTCGACCCGGTGGAAGCGGCGGCACCTGCGCTTGCGCAGGCCTGGGGCGAGTCCGACCGGGTGCGTACCGTGCGCTGGCCGTTCTTCACTCGCGTAAGCCGTCTTTGA
- a CDS encoding ESPR-type extended signal peptide-containing protein, with amino-acid sequence MNKIYSKVWNRALGLVTVASELARSQGSGSGRRTRALALGTTMALVVMAAPTHAAVFVADQGTDPAFVDPFVLEGGTAGGHNAYAGLYATALGLYANAAGHGSVALGENAGADGDWSTSVGARAYTSSLYGLAVGTDSMASDESATAVGGNYTDFDGTVYGTEASAFGATAIGAGAGADGVDSTAVGSLAYATGQGSFAGGSNAGADGYESVALGANAQASDRGTIAIGGGDPDPMSGEATTAAGEGAIALGSLAYASGTGAMANGYQATALGNFALASGNGAWAQGTGASAMGSSALAAADKATAVGNNAQALDASSTALGADAFAQGRYSIAIGSQGDPNTGAFGSQSIAIGLDSFAADDYANALGSFSVAAKFASAYGYGASALGFASLASGVQSTASGDYSVALGVGSIASNADSVAVGDGSESDGAAAVALGAGAYAPADNSVALGAGSVADEDNTVSVGAMGSERRVTNVGDGVYATDAVNKGQLDAVADLVGANGQALSDLGVQVTHIDGRVTNIEGQLGSLQSSTADMTYLSVDGDTAASTPTGSKAVALGSAASAQGDHGTAIGGDSYAAGPNDTAIGGNARVNADGSTAVGANTTIAANATNAVAVGEGASVSASDAVALGQGAVADRAQTVSVGTASQQRQIVNVAAGTQATDAANTGQVDQAIATARTYADAGDRQTLARAQAYADQRLANVSLDLASFRREVDDRFRSVNTRLDQVGAMGSAMAQMAFSTQGIDTPNRLGVGVGGYRDRGALAVGYSRQLSSHASLTFGAAVSGDETSGGVGLGVGW; translated from the coding sequence GTGAACAAAATCTACAGCAAGGTCTGGAATCGGGCGTTGGGTCTGGTGACGGTTGCCTCCGAACTTGCCCGAAGCCAGGGATCCGGTTCGGGCAGGCGTACTCGTGCGCTGGCGCTGGGCACGACAATGGCGCTCGTGGTGATGGCGGCCCCGACCCACGCGGCGGTCTTTGTCGCGGATCAGGGTACGGACCCGGCGTTCGTCGATCCGTTCGTGCTCGAAGGCGGCACGGCGGGCGGTCACAACGCCTATGCCGGTCTCTATGCCACCGCACTGGGCTTGTATGCGAACGCAGCCGGCCATGGCTCGGTTGCCCTGGGTGAAAATGCGGGCGCCGACGGCGATTGGTCCACCTCAGTGGGTGCGCGCGCCTACACGTCCTCGCTGTACGGCCTGGCCGTGGGCACGGACAGCATGGCCAGCGACGAGAGCGCCACCGCGGTCGGGGGCAACTACACCGACTTCGACGGCACTGTGTACGGCACCGAAGCCAGCGCCTTCGGCGCCACCGCGATCGGCGCTGGCGCCGGAGCCGATGGCGTCGACAGCACGGCAGTCGGTTCGCTTGCCTACGCCACCGGCCAGGGTTCGTTTGCCGGCGGCAGCAACGCGGGCGCCGATGGCTACGAGAGCGTGGCGCTCGGCGCCAACGCCCAGGCTTCCGACCGCGGCACCATCGCGATCGGCGGCGGCGACCCGGACCCGATGTCCGGCGAGGCCACCACCGCCGCGGGCGAGGGAGCCATTGCGCTCGGTTCGCTGGCCTACGCCTCCGGCACCGGCGCCATGGCCAACGGCTACCAGGCCACCGCGCTGGGCAACTTCGCGCTGGCCAGCGGCAATGGCGCCTGGGCGCAGGGCACGGGCGCCTCGGCCATGGGCAGCAGCGCGCTCGCAGCCGCCGACAAGGCCACCGCCGTGGGCAACAACGCCCAGGCGCTCGACGCCTCGTCGACCGCGCTTGGTGCGGACGCCTTCGCCCAGGGCCGCTACAGCATCGCCATCGGTTCCCAAGGCGATCCGAACACCGGCGCCTTCGGCAGCCAGTCGATCGCCATCGGCCTGGACAGCTTCGCCGCCGACGACTACGCCAACGCGCTGGGCAGTTTCAGCGTGGCCGCCAAGTTCGCCAGCGCCTACGGCTATGGCGCCAGCGCCCTCGGTTTCGCGAGCCTCGCGTCGGGTGTGCAGAGCACGGCCTCGGGTGACTATTCGGTAGCGCTGGGCGTCGGTTCGATCGCATCGAATGCCGACAGCGTCGCCGTCGGCGACGGCAGCGAGTCCGATGGCGCGGCAGCGGTGGCGCTGGGTGCGGGCGCCTATGCCCCGGCCGACAACAGCGTGGCGCTGGGTGCCGGATCGGTCGCCGACGAGGACAACACGGTATCGGTCGGCGCGATGGGCAGCGAACGCCGCGTCACCAACGTGGGCGACGGCGTCTACGCCACCGACGCGGTGAACAAGGGTCAGCTCGATGCGGTAGCCGACCTCGTCGGGGCCAACGGCCAGGCGCTGAGCGACCTGGGCGTCCAGGTAACCCATATCGACGGGCGGGTGACCAACATCGAGGGGCAGCTCGGCAGCCTCCAGTCGAGCACCGCCGACATGACCTACCTCAGTGTCGATGGCGACACCGCGGCCAGCACCCCGACCGGCAGCAAGGCCGTGGCACTGGGATCGGCCGCCTCGGCACAGGGCGACCATGGCACCGCGATCGGCGGCGACAGCTATGCGGCGGGCCCGAACGATACGGCCATCGGCGGCAATGCCCGCGTAAATGCCGACGGCAGCACGGCGGTCGGTGCCAACACCACCATCGCGGCCAACGCGACCAACGCGGTCGCCGTGGGTGAAGGTGCGAGCGTCAGTGCCAGCGACGCGGTCGCTCTCGGCCAGGGTGCAGTGGCCGACCGCGCCCAAACCGTTTCGGTGGGCACGGCCAGCCAGCAGCGGCAGATCGTCAATGTCGCGGCGGGCACGCAGGCCACGGACGCAGCCAATACCGGGCAGGTCGACCAGGCCATCGCCACCGCCAGGACCTACGCCGATGCCGGCGACCGGCAGACCCTGGCCCGCGCGCAGGCCTACGCGGACCAGCGCCTGGCCAACGTCTCGCTGGACCTGGCCAGCTTCCGCCGCGAGGTCGATGACCGCTTCCGCAGCGTGAACACGCGCCTGGACCAGGTCGGGGCGATGGGTTCGGCGATGGCGCAGATGGCGTTCAGCACGCAGGGCATCGACACGCCCAACCGGCTGGGCGTGGGAGTGGGTGGCTACCGCGACCGTGGCGCGCTGGCGGTGGGCTATTCGCGCCAGTTGTCCTCGCACGCCAGCCTGACCTTCGGTGCCGCGGTCAGCGGCGACGAAACCTCCGGCGGCGTGGGCCTGGGCGTGGGCTGGTAA
- a CDS encoding pseudouridine synthase, whose translation MLLALNKPYGVLCQFSGDGSRPTLAGYVREKDVYPAGRLDHDSEGLLLLTDDGRLAHRLTDPRHKQPKTYLVQVDGAITDEALAALRRGVTLNDGPTLPAGAERAVEPDWLWPRDPPVRFRKAIPTSWLTVTLQEGRNRQVRRMTAAVGFPTLRLIRVRIGDWALDGLPPGETRRLL comes from the coding sequence ATGCTGCTCGCGCTCAACAAGCCCTATGGCGTGCTGTGCCAGTTCTCCGGTGACGGCAGCCGGCCGACGCTGGCCGGCTACGTGCGCGAGAAGGACGTCTATCCGGCCGGGCGGCTGGACCACGACAGCGAGGGCCTGCTGCTGCTGACCGACGACGGCCGCCTCGCGCACCGCCTGACCGATCCGCGCCACAAGCAACCCAAGACCTACCTGGTGCAGGTCGACGGTGCGATCACCGACGAGGCGCTCGCCGCGCTGCGCCGTGGCGTCACGCTCAACGACGGCCCTACCTTGCCGGCCGGTGCCGAGCGTGCCGTGGAGCCGGACTGGCTGTGGCCGCGCGATCCGCCGGTGCGCTTCCGCAAGGCGATCCCCACCAGCTGGCTCACGGTCACCCTGCAAGAGGGGCGCAACCGGCAGGTGCGGCGGATGACGGCGGCGGTGGGCTTTCCCACCCTGCGGCTGATCCGCGTACGCATCGGCGACTGGGCGCTGGACGGCCTGCCGCCGGGTGAAACCCGCCGGCTCCTGTAG
- a CDS encoding TatD family hydrolase, with the protein MQLVDIGANLTHESFRHDLAGVLARAVEHGVTRMVVTGASRDGSEQARDLAQAHPGMLWATAGVHPHHAIDYDEATGARLRELARLPEVCAVGETGLDYHRNYSPRDVQLRVFEQQLAIAAELGKPLFLHQRDAHADFLALLRRYRDRVPAAVVHCFTDTREALHDYLALDCHIGITGWICDERRGTHLREFVREIPADRLMLETDAPYLLPRTVRPQPGHRRNEPMYLGHICEEVARDRGEPVEVTAANSTAAAAAFFGL; encoded by the coding sequence ATGCAGCTGGTCGACATCGGCGCCAATCTCACCCACGAGTCCTTCCGCCACGACCTCGCCGGCGTGCTTGCACGGGCGGTGGAACACGGCGTCACGCGGATGGTGGTGACCGGCGCCTCGCGCGACGGCAGCGAGCAGGCGCGGGACCTTGCACAGGCGCATCCGGGCATGCTGTGGGCAACCGCAGGGGTGCATCCACACCACGCGATCGACTACGACGAGGCCACCGGCGCGCGCCTGCGCGAACTGGCCCGGCTGCCCGAGGTCTGCGCGGTCGGCGAGACGGGGCTGGACTACCACCGCAACTACTCGCCGCGCGACGTGCAGTTGCGCGTGTTCGAGCAGCAGCTGGCCATCGCGGCGGAACTGGGCAAGCCGCTGTTCCTGCACCAGCGCGACGCGCACGCGGATTTCCTGGCCCTGCTCAGGCGCTATCGCGATCGCGTGCCTGCCGCGGTGGTGCACTGCTTCACCGACACCCGTGAAGCGCTGCACGACTATCTCGCGCTGGACTGCCACATCGGCATCACCGGCTGGATCTGCGACGAGCGGCGCGGCACGCATCTGCGCGAATTCGTACGCGAGATTCCCGCCGACCGGCTGATGCTGGAAACCGACGCACCCTACCTGCTGCCACGCACCGTGCGCCCGCAACCGGGCCACCGGCGCAACGAGCCGATGTACCTCGGGCACATCTGCGAGGAAGTGGCGCGCGATCGCGGGGAGCCGGTGGAAGTGACCGCGGCCAACAGCACGGCGGCGGCGGCGGCGTTCTTCGGCCTGTAG